One segment of Pseudodesulfovibrio sp. 5S69 DNA contains the following:
- the ftsE gene encoding cell division ATP-binding protein FtsE: MVNVERLSYNFGSYWALKDISFTLGKGEFLFLTGHSGAGKTTLLRLLYGALPVNRGRASVAGFQLNNLKKREIPRLRRKVGVVFQDFKILPERTVFDNVAMALEVRGMPRTHLERRVRAIIRALGLETRSYSLCERLSGGEQQRVAIARSMVANPELILADEPTGNLDVDLTLHLMEIFKQFHTYGTSVIMATHSTEVLDCVPGARILHLQDGRIAENDGSGDGFDPENGEENGDETEFGEVGL; the protein is encoded by the coding sequence ATGGTCAATGTGGAACGACTGTCCTACAACTTCGGGTCCTACTGGGCCCTCAAGGACATCTCCTTCACCCTGGGAAAGGGCGAGTTCCTCTTTCTCACGGGCCACTCGGGCGCGGGCAAGACCACGCTCCTGCGCCTGCTCTACGGCGCGCTGCCCGTCAACCGCGGCCGCGCCTCGGTCGCCGGGTTCCAGCTCAACAACCTGAAGAAGCGCGAAATCCCCAGGCTGCGCCGCAAGGTCGGCGTGGTCTTCCAGGACTTCAAGATCCTGCCCGAGCGGACGGTCTTCGACAACGTGGCCATGGCGCTCGAGGTGCGGGGCATGCCGCGCACCCACCTGGAGCGCCGAGTGCGGGCGATCATCCGGGCGCTCGGCCTGGAGACCAGGAGCTACTCCCTGTGCGAGCGCCTCTCGGGCGGCGAGCAGCAGCGCGTGGCCATCGCCCGGTCCATGGTCGCCAACCCCGAGCTCATCCTGGCCGACGAGCCCACCGGCAACCTGGACGTGGACCTGACCCTGCACCTCATGGAAATCTTCAAGCAGTTCCACACCTACGGCACCTCGGTCATCATGGCCACCCACTCCACCGAGGTCCTCGACTGCGTGCCCGGCGCGCGCATCCTCCACCTCCAGGACGGGCGCATCGCGGAAAACGACGGTTCCGGCGACGGATTCGACCCGGAGAACGGGGAGGAAAACGGCGACGAGACCGAATTCGGCGAGGTGGGGCTGTGA
- a CDS encoding aminotransferase class IV, which translates to MIHFKDGDYGPEGVRVDPAGAAFRFGAGLYETIYYNGHELCHLGRHLDRLLHGLRSYGLAYTVVDFPEVAGQVINRNGLEGSPARVDIVYSVGSGPASPVILAEPYEPKPYKAFRLCLCEDRHVSALSGHKTTNGMFAYLARRQAAACGFDDAALFDLDDNILEGATGALIFEKQGQFVCVDSPYRLPSIALDLAGTVLDILPVRVPLDDLPSFRHAYLLNSLIGMRPVVAVGETAFVPDDTACDKVSPLVLGASD; encoded by the coding sequence GTGATCCACTTCAAGGACGGCGACTACGGGCCGGAAGGAGTGCGGGTGGACCCCGCGGGGGCCGCGTTCCGGTTCGGGGCCGGGCTGTACGAGACCATCTATTACAACGGGCACGAGTTGTGCCATCTGGGCCGCCACCTGGACCGGCTGCTGCACGGGCTGCGCTCCTACGGGCTGGCCTACACCGTGGTGGACTTCCCGGAGGTGGCGGGCCAGGTCATCAACCGTAACGGGCTGGAGGGCAGCCCCGCCAGGGTGGACATCGTCTATTCCGTGGGGAGCGGACCGGCCTCGCCGGTGATCCTGGCCGAACCGTACGAGCCCAAGCCGTACAAGGCGTTCCGGCTGTGCCTGTGCGAGGACCGGCACGTCTCGGCCCTGAGCGGGCACAAGACCACCAACGGGATGTTCGCGTACCTGGCCCGGCGGCAGGCCGCAGCCTGCGGGTTCGACGACGCGGCCCTGTTCGACCTGGACGACAACATCCTGGAGGGCGCAACCGGTGCGCTGATCTTCGAAAAACAGGGCCAGTTCGTGTGCGTGGACTCCCCCTACCGGCTGCCGTCCATCGCCCTGGACCTGGCCGGGACCGTCCTGGACATCCTGCCCGTGCGGGTGCCCCTGGACGATCTTCCGTCCTTCCGGCACGCCTACCTGCTCAACTCCCTCATCGGCATGCGCCCGGTGGTGGCCGTCGGCGAGACCGCCTTCGTGCCCGACGACACCGCCTGCGACAAGGTCTCCCCCCTGGTCCTGGGCGCTTCCGACTAG
- a CDS encoding rubrerythrin family protein: MTKTMENLKTAFAGESQANRKYLAYAEKADAEGKPGVAKLFRAAAAAETIHAHAHLRLMKGIGTTEENLKDAIEGETYEFNSMYPDMMKDAEAEGENAILRYFGFANEAEKIHAELYSEALADPDKFADAEFYICSVCGHTMDGEPTDKCPICGAAVKAYKKVEA, encoded by the coding sequence ATGACCAAGACCATGGAGAATCTGAAAACCGCTTTCGCCGGCGAGTCCCAGGCCAACCGCAAGTATCTCGCCTACGCCGAAAAGGCCGACGCCGAGGGCAAGCCGGGCGTGGCCAAGCTGTTCCGCGCCGCCGCTGCCGCCGAGACCATCCACGCCCACGCGCACCTGCGCCTGATGAAGGGCATCGGCACCACCGAGGAGAACCTGAAGGACGCCATCGAAGGCGAGACCTACGAGTTCAACTCCATGTACCCGGACATGATGAAGGACGCCGAGGCCGAGGGCGAGAACGCCATCCTGCGCTATTTCGGATTCGCCAACGAGGCCGAGAAGATCCACGCCGAACTGTACTCCGAGGCCCTGGCCGACCCGGACAAGTTCGCGGACGCCGAGTTTTACATCTGCTCCGTGTGCGGCCACACCATGGACGGCGAGCCCACGGACAAGTGTCCCATCTGCGGCGCGGCCGTCAAGGCCTACAAGAAAGTGGAAGCCTAG